From Candoia aspera isolate rCanAsp1 chromosome 4, rCanAsp1.hap2, whole genome shotgun sequence, a single genomic window includes:
- the LOC134496093 gene encoding serine protease 27-like: MLKTLPLLLAVWLLQLIVTEGAPASQPDCGQPRISSRIVGGQDAPDGEWPWHVSICLDHHPICGGSLIDEQWVLTAASCFHRSHSTEKYVVVLGANQLLNLSQNVATSNVVKLFIPPDYLGKVGSPADIALLKLASPVPFTSHILPVCLPKSSEQFSVPLTAPLTLQEAKVPIIDQKTCNSLFSASPVEGMEKDPVMPDMICAGYPQGGIDACKGDGGGPLVCKVGRRWTQAGIVSWGVGCAESSRPGVYTSVPFYSFWIKDKIRTE, translated from the exons ATGTTGAAAACACTTCCCTTGCTGCTGGCAGTGTGGCTGCTACAATTGATTGTAACTGAAG GTGCTCCTGCCTCCCAACCAG ATTGTGGGCAACCAAGAATCTCTTCCCGAATTGTTGGAGGGCAAGATGCCCCTGATGGAGAGTGGCCCTGGCATGTCAGCATTTGTCTGGATCACCATCCTATTTGTGGCGGCTCCCTCATTGATGAACAGTGGGTGCTGACAGCAGCTAGCTGCTTCCACAG ATCCCATTCCACTGAAAAATATGTTGTGGTGCTCGGTGCCAATCAGCTCTTAAATCTCTCCCAAAATGTGGCAACATCCAATGTGGTAAAGTTGTTCATTCCCCCTGACTACCTGGGCAAGGTTGGCTCTCCTGCGGATATTGCTTTACTTAAACTGGCATCACCCGTGCCCTTCACCAGCCACATCCTTCCTGTCTGCTTGCCAAAGTCGTCTGAACAGTTCTCCG TACCCCTGACAGCCCCATTAACTCTACAGGAAGCAAAGGTGCCTATCATAGACCAAAAGACCTGCAACAGCCTCTTCAGTGCTTCCCCAGTTGAAGGCATGGAGAAGGATCCTGTCATGCCTGATATGATCTGTGCTGGTTATCCTCAAGGCGGGATAGATGCCTGTAAG GGTGACGGTGGTGGACCCTTGGTTTGTAAAGTCGGGAGGAGATGGACCCAAGCTGGGATCGTGTCTTGGGGAGTTGGATGTGCTGAAAGCTCCCGCCCCGGTGTCTATACTTCAGTGCCCTTCTATAGTTTTTGGATCAAAGATAAGATCAGAACAGAATGA